Proteins found in one Agaribacterium sp. ZY112 genomic segment:
- the fliP gene encoding flagellar type III secretion system pore protein FliP (The bacterial flagellar biogenesis protein FliP forms a type III secretion system (T3SS)-type pore required for flagellar assembly.) produces MTHSVHAQSANTPDQGSQLEKAEAMLGASSVKALPALPALTVTKNANGTEDYSVTLQILILMTMLTFLPAMLMMMTSFTRIIIVFSILRQALGLQQSPSNQILIGLALFLTFFIMTPVIEEINQEALQPYMAEQISSIEAIAIAKEPVKRFMLANAREDDINLFFRIGGADPVATPQDIPFTILMPAFITSELKTAFQIGFIIFIPFLVIDIVVASVLMAMGMMMLSPLIISLPFKIMLFVLVDGWGLIVGTLAASFGI; encoded by the coding sequence ATGACTCATAGTGTACACGCACAAAGTGCTAATACACCGGATCAAGGATCCCAGTTGGAAAAAGCTGAAGCTATGTTGGGGGCATCATCGGTTAAAGCACTGCCTGCATTACCTGCTTTAACGGTAACAAAGAATGCAAATGGCACAGAAGACTACAGTGTTACTTTGCAAATACTCATATTGATGACAATGCTGACATTTTTGCCAGCGATGCTCATGATGATGACGTCATTTACTCGTATTATTATTGTCTTTTCAATATTGCGTCAGGCCTTAGGCTTGCAGCAAAGCCCCTCCAATCAGATTTTAATCGGTCTTGCTCTGTTCTTAACCTTTTTTATTATGACGCCCGTCATTGAAGAAATTAATCAGGAAGCTCTTCAACCCTATATGGCAGAGCAGATAAGCTCAATTGAAGCCATTGCTATTGCAAAAGAGCCGGTAAAGCGTTTTATGCTTGCCAATGCAAGAGAGGATGACATTAATTTGTTTTTTAGAATTGGTGGCGCTGATCCTGTTGCCACGCCTCAAGATATTCCTTTCACGATATTAATGCCGGCATTTATTACTTCGGAATTAAAAACAGCCTTTCAAATTGGTTTTATTATTTTTATTCCTTTTTTAGTTATTGATATTGTTGTCGCGAGTGTATTGATGGCGATGGGTATGATGATGTTGTCACCATTGATTATTTCACTGCCATTTAAAATTATGTTGTTTGTTCTTGTTGATGGCTGGGGGCTTATAGTGGGAACCCTAGCAGCAAGCTTTGGTATATAG
- the fliQ gene encoding flagellar biosynthesis protein FliQ, translated as MSPETALQLFAHAFYLVVIMVLVIVGPSLLVGLTVSIFQAATQINEQTLSFLPRLIVTLLTIMLTGPWLTQQFIDLFHKLALQIPELVALQ; from the coding sequence ATGAGCCCAGAAACGGCATTACAATTGTTTGCTCACGCATTTTACTTGGTTGTGATTATGGTACTAGTGATCGTTGGGCCTAGCTTGTTAGTTGGTTTAACTGTGAGTATCTTCCAAGCAGCTACCCAGATTAATGAGCAAACCTTAAGTTTTCTCCCCAGGCTGATTGTTACCCTATTAACGATTATGTTAACTGGGCCTTGGTTAACTCAGCAGTTTATAGATCTATTTCACAAGCTGGCTTTACAAATACCTGAGTTGGTTGCTTTGCAATGA
- the fliO gene encoding flagellar biosynthetic protein FliO gives MQKPNVEHVTSLAPTEAASSLSYADMALQVGVVLSLIVALILALAWLSKRLPISGIGAGRLKVLETLNLGRKERIVLLKAGSDTLVLSVADGAITKLHELNDTPPLLGDESNRSSCENTEPSSEVKASDFSVESDFSGFLKRVLKSGGHTNAS, from the coding sequence GTGCAAAAACCGAATGTAGAACATGTTACTTCATTAGCGCCAACTGAGGCCGCTTCGAGTTTGTCATATGCTGATATGGCCTTACAGGTTGGCGTAGTTTTAAGCCTTATCGTAGCTTTAATTTTAGCTTTAGCGTGGTTGAGCAAGCGCCTTCCAATAAGCGGTATTGGGGCAGGGCGTTTGAAGGTGCTTGAGACATTAAACTTGGGGCGTAAAGAACGTATTGTTTTACTTAAAGCAGGTTCAGATACCTTGGTGTTGTCGGTGGCTGATGGCGCTATTACTAAGTTGCATGAATTAAATGATACTCCGCCGCTGCTAGGTGATGAAAGTAATCGTAGTTCATGTGAAAACACAGAACCGAGCTCTGAAGTCAAGGCCAGTGATTTTTCTGTTGAATCAGATTTCTCTGGTTTTTTAAAGAGAGTGTTGAAGTCAGGAGGGCACACTAATGCAAGTTAG